The following coding sequences lie in one Alicyclobacillus curvatus genomic window:
- a CDS encoding VanZ family protein gives MPQGWERLETDDASGIKKNIHIGFLLGMIVWSCILLVGIMTSSVVALMHLSSISFHLDQHPVWTSFFSMGIYSHLSNSGWILTKLGHFIGFGILDVLITLTFRRHLFASILAFSFAVATEVVQIPFGRDGRFYDVCIDTLGIIVVGVLYEIWHRFHGQSSKYPHPME, from the coding sequence GTGCCACAGGGATGGGAACGGTTAGAGACAGATGACGCCAGCGGAATCAAAAAGAACATCCACATTGGCTTTCTCCTAGGGATGATAGTATGGTCGTGCATATTGCTTGTTGGTATTATGACGTCGAGCGTGGTTGCTCTCATGCATCTCTCCTCCATCAGTTTTCATCTCGATCAACATCCCGTGTGGACATCATTTTTCTCGATGGGTATCTATTCTCACTTGAGCAACAGCGGCTGGATTCTCACGAAGTTAGGTCACTTCATTGGTTTTGGTATACTTGATGTTCTGATTACCCTGACATTTCGCAGGCATCTTTTCGCCTCTATTTTGGCGTTTTCGTTTGCAGTTGCAACCGAAGTCGTACAAATCCCGTTCGGCAGGGACGGTCGGTTCTACGATGTTTGTATTGATACACTTGGTATTATTGTGGTCGGGGTTCTCTACGAAATCTGGCACAGATTTCATGGTCAAAGCTCCAAATATCCCCATCCGATGGAATGA
- a CDS encoding small, acid-soluble spore protein, H family: MIRVDVQRAKDIIASPNIISVTYRGNSIHLDKVFESNSYVEGHYEDGTIVNAPVDELKES; this comes from the coding sequence TTGATTAGGGTCGACGTACAACGCGCGAAAGACATTATTGCATCACCCAACATCATCTCTGTGACATATCGCGGGAATTCCATCCACCTGGATAAAGTGTTCGAGAGCAACAGCTATGTGGAAGGGCACTACGAAGACGGGACCATCGTCAATGCACCCGTGGACGAATTAAAGGAGAGCTGA